TCCAGCCCGATGGCTCTGGAGAGGGGCGGAGGCACAGCGTTGCCCACCTGCCAAGTGACGACAACAAGTTAGCGATTAGCGCAAACTATCTTGTGGCTCAATACGCTGGCGTGATTTGCTCACTTGTCTGTGTTTGTCCAGGATGTTCCCGAAGAATCGGTACGTATCGGGGAAACCTTGAGAGCGCGCGCACTCCCTCACGCTGACCACTCGGTGCTGTTCGGGATGCAGAACGCGACCctgcaataataaaaatataagtgGAGAAAAAGTAGggcccaataaataaatacaaatgaaggCTGTAACGATTATACTGAATGATGATGAAATCATGATTGATGAAATTCATTGACATCAAGAAAATACACACGTACTCAATACAATACTGAAGTACTCAAAACTATAATCACAGCCTCTTGCCTACTCATCTCTGCATGTTGTGGGAAAAAGACCTTGGTCAATATGCAAATCGAGCATTTTCATTCTATTCATATTGAAGAACTATTTCCTTCACTTCTTGAtcctttttatttcaattaattGCTCAGTGCCAGtttaggtatttttttttttacctgttttcCCATGGGCTCAGGGTTGGTGACAGTGGTGCTGAAGAACCCGTCCCACTCCAGCCTTCCATAAAGTCCTGCCCAGTGATTGTGACGGTTTCCCGTGTGAGGCAGACACCACGGAATCAGCGTGTTGAACTGCCGGTCAGCTGGATCACAAGGCTTTcctgagaagaaaaaatatatatatccacaCGTTACCTATCTGATGCTTCCCTAAAAGAGCCACTTGTGCCTGTGCGCACCTCCGGCACAGGTACAAACGCCTCGGAGTGCTCCTGTGCCGCTGCGCCCATTCTTCTTGTCCGGGTGTGTGTAGCGCAACTTCTTGGTCATGGTGCCGTCCTTCAGGCGCACCTCGATGTTGGGAAGGTCTCTCCAGTCTGAACCAGGTGCCAATGGGATGTGGCGCATGCGGCCCTCGACCAGAGCACTCATGtcctagaaaaaaaagaaagatgtcgGAATCTTACATTTGGGGATACAGTTACACTCGTCCAGCTTTGTTTTAAGGTATCATGTATGAGGAGGCTGCCGCAACCACCCACCGATACTGTAAAAGTCGCATCGAACATCCAGGAAGCTAAACCCCATGATCCACTTTTATCTTTAATGTAACATTTTGCGTATGATTTTCACGTACCATAAATATTATAAATACTAACCATGAAAAGTTTgcatttttctcattcatttgaatgaggacgTATATTCAAACCTTTCCTGGACAGAATTTGGTTTTTCGGTTACAAATCAGTTCACCAGTAACATTTTGATCATAGAAAGTAAATATTTCATATACCAGCGCAAATTTTTCACAGGGGAACTTGTAATGTAATTTATTAACTGAAACCaatccagtatttttttttcttctccatttTGAAAAACTGCTGAAAAAGGTCTCCACACCCAAGCCAGATTCAGCCCGAAGACATTTACTCGACATGCGTGCTCGCTCACCTTGCAGACGTGATCCCTGAGGATGGGCTGGTACTGCGTGCCGCGAGTCTGCCTCTGGAACCACGACTGAGGCTCGCCGGTGTAGGAAATCTCCAAGGCGGCGGCGCCGTTGCGAATCTCGGGCAGGTCAGACATCGTGTCTCGCACTGTGATGGTTCGGTAGATTCCGCCGTTGCCACTGTCCGCAAAGATTGCCGTTATCAATCACAATATTTGAAGAAGGGCATGCGTGCGCGAGCCCGGAGGCTAAAACTCACCGCGTGACGTTGCTGACATATTTCTTCTCGTCCACCACGACGCTGAGGGAGACTGCTCTGGGAGCGAACACGTGCAGGGGCTCGGGATAGAGAGGGAGTTTTTCTCCGGGAGCGGCAGCCAGGATGATGGCTCTGCGGCGGGTCTGGGCCACGCCGTACTGACCCGCCTGATTCAAAAGCGATCATGTGACAAATGTGACGGGGTTACCCACTTGTTTCTTATTTACGGACTTTTTCTAcattcagcaggggattcacggtggatttaaaCAGAAaaccacatatcactgagctggtgttcaaatcattgctgccaaaggaagagaaCATCTTTATTTCTTAAGGGGTAATCAGCTAACCCTTCAttcgacatactgtatgtctaatTTTAATTTTCCTACCTGTATTACAGGTAGGAAacatcaatttatttttaaataaaaataatttaaggatttttattgattttagaagctttccatGAAAATTACGCATACTTTTACAACTTTTATGGgtttttatgaactttaaggacctGTGGAAACCGCGCGCAAACACGGACATACAAATATTCCCTTTTTAGTTACTGAATTTTACacgtacataaaaaaaactacagaaaaAACAAGAGTGATTAGGATAAATGTACCTGCAGGACTCCAAATGTGCATTGGTAACCCATTCGGACGAGACAGCGCAGAGTCAACTTGAGCACCATGGAGCTTTTGAACGACACAAAGTTCCTCACATTCTCGAGCAGAAAGAACTTTGGTCTGTAGTAATCGCAGTAACTGCAACGCAGGAAGACAAGCGTTAGCCATTGCTCAGAGTCACACCGTTAAGTCGCTTCGTTTTCATGTTTGGCTCGTCACACCTGAGGTAGGAGACCACGAGCGAGTTCTTGAACTTGGAGTACGTGCGCGAGTTGAAGCGATTCATGCCGCTGAAACCTTGGCAGGGGGGCCCGCCGCACAGCATCTCAACATCGCCCTTCTGCGGTAGCTTCTGGCCCAGGGAGTTTGTCTTCTCGCCCGACATGACCAGCTTGAGCAACACGTTGCAGTCCTCGGTGAACACTGTGGTGCCCGGGTTGTTGAGCCGGAAGGCCTGCGCCGCTGGCTCCCACATCTCGATGGCCCATTCCGTCTGGGAAATGCCTTTgcgacggaaaaaaaaatggacgttcGTTCGATATCTTGCTTGGGCTATTTAACCGCGTGGAGAAGGAGGAGTTCCTACCAGCCTGGTGGAAGCCTTCAGAGAGACCGCCGCAGCCCGAGAACACATCCAGAGTGCGGTATTTGTGCACCTTGGGAGTCTGCGATTCAATGGGCTGCTCGGCTTTTTCCTGAGCGGCGGAGGACTTCCCTTTGCCTTTACCttggaaataaaaaatatggtATATGACTGACGAGGTTGTGGTGAAAAACGTTACAGGTCAAGGTTAGTAGCCTTTTGAGGAATGGCGGGTGCGGGGTACATTTTCATTCAGTCATGTTGTATTTACCTTTCCCTTTGCCCTTTCCTTTGCCTTTGTGTGCAGCGGAGCGAGCGTGGTTTGGAGGGTCCTCAAAACTTTTAGTTTTGGCATTATAAGCCTGCAAGAGAAGATTTTAGGCACACGGACAAGTGACTTGATAGCTGGTCTACAAACACTGTATTTTGGTGGTATGACACTGTTTGTTATAACAACCGGAAAtagcctgaagaaaaaaaaaggggggggtggggtgctgGGCTCCATCTTCAGGCAAAATGAGTCAGTGAAGACGCGACAAACGCACACAAGTGTACCTCCAGGAAGTAGAAGCGGTCGGGTCCTCCGTTGGAATATTCATGGACCGACTCAGTGAGGTCCTCGCCATATTCTACGTGGCAGCGTCCCAGCACGTCGGCCATGTTGACCGTGACCTCCTCGTCGCTCCAGTACAGTTGATTGACATCTGTGTGGTAGCTGGCTTTCACTCCTTTGTGGGTGTTCTCGGGTCTACCGAAGGCAAATGGTCATTTCAGTTTTTCCTCCTCTCCACACCGTCTCGCAAGTAATCCTTTACCTGTAGAACTTGTAAAGTCGCAATTTGACCTCGGCCAAGTCAGCCTTGCCGTTGCTACGCTGGTGGCAGAAGATCTCCTTGATGCGGCCGATTCGGAACGGGTCCGGGGCGTCCTGGTTGGAGCCCTTGATGTAATCGGAGGACTTCCTGTAGTATTCTGGATACAAGTCCTCGTCCACATCCTCTTTCCTGTGGGAGCGCTTCACCGGGCTGGCTGCTTTCACACTGACGGGAGACGCAAGACCGTGAGCGAGGGGGGGGAAAGAGAACAAAACAGTATTTCCACTTTTTGAGCGTCACCTGAAGTTAAAAGCCTCGGGAGGCATGTAGACGCCATCTCCCACCCGGAAATGCTCGCCTTTGAAGCAGGCCAACGCGTAGAGCGCCTTTGAAACGTGCTCTTCAGCCAGCGGCTCAAAGACACGAGGCTTTTCCCGCTCCTCGCGCTCTTTCGTCCTCACGCAGCTGCTGCAGAACCTACTCAAAACAAAAGCAGGGAGATTAATGGGGTTAAGCGGGGTGGAACGCTAATTAGCCTGTTGAGAACGAATGCTTATGCTCACTTGAATTTGCAGTCTTCTGACGGCGCGGTCTTGGGCGGCGTCTCAAAGCGAGCAAAATCCGTGTCGTACCAGAACTGATAGAAGAAACTTTTCCCGTCGTCTTCAATCACCTTGACGTCTGTATCCATCCCACCCTGAGGCACAAAAGCTGCAGTGAGCATCGCAACAGAggagcccccccaccaccaccaccactaaaGCGGGACTTACTTCCATGAACCAGTTGTTGGAGGGCGCCTTGTAGGAGACATTGACTTTGCCTTGGATGTAGTTGAGCGACATGTCCTCGCACTCATCCACGATGAGCAGCTCCAGGGGGTCGGACGACTCGCCGAGCACGGTTTGTGTGCCGCGGAGAAACCAATGGGCGTGAAACATCTTGCCGTTGTTGTCCTCCCACATGGCCGTGATCCTGGTGGCCGAGGGGACGTTTGAAAACGGAGGAAAGTCAACAATGCAGCACAAGCAAAAGGAGCAATGGGgtgtatatattctttatcctctgcgcaAAGCCAACTAAAATTACTGCATCTTCACAATTCAGTTGTGAAACTTTGGGTGCGATGCATGTCATTAtattgccccctggtggccaagatacacacacaaacacaatggaCAACCAAGCATGAAATCATAATGCACAAACTGTCTTAACTAATCCTTGAATTTCCATTTGCTCCtgtcatgattttaaaaagaacgAGGCTGTAGCTTGCTTTTTATTCCCATTTGAAAACTTTTTCAAATGGCATTTTGGTGGGCTGGAACAGATCGCCATCTTATGGAATTAAAGTTTTGAGTCAAGGCACCATTGTACAGGTTTTTTTAAAGCCTAATCCAGATTGGAAAAGATACATTTTCAAGAATCTACTTTGAAACTCTCATGTTGGCATACAATGTCTCTTTGGTGAAGGCCTCATACAAGCAGTCAATCTGTTTAACGTTCAAATGACAAAGTTGAATGAGATGTCAGTCTGATGATGATTATGAACATATTAAACAacttttttctactttctccaTTCCCATCAATACGTATTAAAAATGATGTGCGCATTACCTCGCCAGATACAAAGGAGTGGCCGGATCCTCTGAGGAAACGGAGACGCAGTCGCCCACCTCCAGCTCTTCATCGTTCACGCAGACCTTTTTGTAGTACTGCTTTTTGCCCTCGCACTGAAAAGCAAGTGAAAACAGCGAGGGGTCATTCATGACACACCCCCAGGCTCATTAAGCACAAAGCATCTAGTACCTGAACGGGCTCGCCGACCCAAGTCAGCTTGCACTGAGTCTGCTTCTTCCTCTTCACCCGAGACGCTTTCTTGGTCTTCACAAGGACATCTTCCTCCTCTATGTTCTCATCATCCTCAGCCTCTTTCACGGCCAGGTTTGGGCATCTGTCTCAACGAGCACGGACATTTTCATCGGTTAATGAGGGGACCTTCCTCAACGTCAAAGTTTAcatcaaataaatacaactgcACCAAAACGTGATGCATGTTGTTGTTCATCACGCTCACCTTCTTTGCTTACACGCCTGCTTGTTTTTGCCGCTTCCTCCAAATTTGATCATGTCCTTGCAGGCGGCACACTTGCCACAGTCGGGAGATTGgcaaacctttaaaaaaaaaaaaaaaatttaaaggcCACGGTAAAGATTTCCACATTCAAATAGGCCGGTCAGATTGAGTGGGCGTGGCAAAGGCTCACCTCGCAGACGCCGCAGCGCTGCCGTTTGGCGGCGCTCTCCTTGTCGTCCTGCTCGAGCTGCTCCGAGAAGAAGGTGTCGAAAATCAGGTAGACCAACTTCGTGGTGGTGGCTTTGGTGGGACCCTTGCTGTCCTTCTCGATCTTGGTGGGGTGACGGATGGCTTGCCGTCTGGCAGCTCGCCTGGTTGaagcagacaaaaaaataaaataaaaattaaaaaaaaggaaaagccatTTGCGTTAAAGGATTCGGTATTTAGGATCTGAAAGATGTGCCGAAGGTTGTATGATGCAATGTCGAGATGAAGCGGTTGGCCAATCATCTAAACCACATGTGTCACACTCCAGGCCTCAAGGGTCACTACGCTACATGTTGAAGATTTTCTTTCCCTCCTCccacacacttgattcaaatgatcagttcaCCCGCAAGCTCTGCAGGAACCCGATCGCAATCCCGATCATTCGAATCAGGTTTGTTGGAAgaggggaaacatctaaaaaagATGCAGGGTAGTGGCCCCTTCCCGACTGGAGATCGAAACCTGTGATCGAAAGCGTCCAGCCATGCAACACGAGACGAGCAACACAG
This region of Hippocampus zosterae strain Florida chromosome 17, ASM2543408v3, whole genome shotgun sequence genomic DNA includes:
- the dnmt1 gene encoding DNA (cytosine-5)-methyltransferase 1 isoform X1, coding for MPASTSLSLPEDVRKRLLVLHEDGSSDEDHVKEKLKLVQDFLHADTRDALGILEEKMRKTEISMEDYVSKVKSLLGKALNLENGEEPSGKTNGLSNGSHKGEDAAMDVEEEDEALKSPSTRGKGRKSKADTKKSPATSRVTRSGGKQPSIMSMFSKVQKRKSEDLSGEATNGETEVKQEDGAEESQEKRLKVESDEKATHEETKTVSAAKTPPPKCPDCRQYLDDSDLKFFQGDPDTALDEPEMLTDERLSLFDSNEDGFESYEDLPQHRITNFSIYDKHGHLCPFDAGLIERNVELYFSCVVKPIYDDNPCLDGGVPAKKLGPINAWWITGFDGGEKALIGFTTAFADYILMNSSEEYSAIFALMQEKIYMSKIVVEFLQKNQDASYEDLLNRIETTVPPPGLNFNCFTEDTLLRHAQFVVEQVESYDEAGDSDEQPIIVTPCMRDLIKLAGVTLGKSMLLSWRAARRQAIRHPTKIEKDSKGPTKATTTKLVYLIFDTFFSEQLEQDDKESAAKRQRCGVCEVCQSPDCGKCAACKDMIKFGGSGKNKQACKQRRCPNLAVKEAEDDENIEEEDVLVKTKKASRVKRKKQTQCKLTWVGEPVQCEGKKQYYKKVCVNDEELEVGDCVSVSSEDPATPLYLARITAMWEDNNGKMFHAHWFLRGTQTVLGESSDPLELLIVDECEDMSLNYIQGKVNVSYKAPSNNWFMEGGMDTDVKVIEDDGKSFFYQFWYDTDFARFETPPKTAPSEDCKFKFCSSCVRTKEREEREKPRVFEPLAEEHVSKALYALACFKGEHFRVGDGVYMPPEAFNFSVKAASPVKRSHRKEDVDEDLYPEYYRKSSDYIKGSNQDAPDPFRIGRIKEIFCHQRSNGKADLAEVKLRLYKFYRPENTHKGVKASYHTDVNQLYWSDEEVTVNMADVLGRCHVEYGEDLTESVHEYSNGGPDRFYFLEAYNAKTKSFEDPPNHARSAAHKGKGKGKGKGKGKGKSSAAQEKAEQPIESQTPKVHKYRTLDVFSGCGGLSEGFHQAGISQTEWAIEMWEPAAQAFRLNNPGTTVFTEDCNVLLKLVMSGEKTNSLGQKLPQKGDVEMLCGGPPCQGFSGMNRFNSRTYSKFKNSLVVSYLSYCDYYRPKFFLLENVRNFVSFKSSMVLKLTLRCLVRMGYQCTFGVLQAGQYGVAQTRRRAIILAAAPGEKLPLYPEPLHVFAPRAVSLSVVVDEKKYVSNVTRGNGGIYRTITVRDTMSDLPEIRNGAAALEISYTGEPQSWFQRQTRGTQYQPILRDHVCKDMSALVEGRMRHIPLAPGSDWRDLPNIEVRLKDGTMTKKLRYTHPDKKNGRSGTGALRGVCTCAGGKPCDPADRQFNTLIPWCLPHTGNRHNHWAGLYGRLEWDGFFSTTVTNPEPMGKQGRVLHPEQHRVVSVRECARSQGFPDTYRFFGNILDKHRQVGNAVPPPLSRAIGLEIKKCVIARMKEEQTTENVKQETMDVSD
- the dnmt1 gene encoding DNA (cytosine-5)-methyltransferase 1 isoform X2; translation: MPASTSLSLPEDVRKRLLVLHEDGSSDEDHVKEKLKLVQDFLHADTRDALGILEEKMRKTEISMEDYVSKVKSLLGKALNLENGEEPSGKTNGLSNGSHKGEDAAMDVEEEDEALKSPSTRGKGRKSKADTKKSPATSRVTRSGGKQPSIMSMFSKVQKRKSEDLSGEATNGETEVKQEDGAEESQEKRLKVESDEKATHEETKTVSAAKTPPPKCPDCRQYLDDSDLKFFQGDPDTALDEPEMLTDERLSLFDSNEDGFESYEDLPQHRITNFSIYDKHGHLCPFDAGLIERNVELYFSCVVKPIYDDNPCLDGGVPAKKLGPINAWWITGFDGGEKALIGFTTAFADYILMNSSEEYSAIFALMQEKIYMSKIVVEFLQKNQDASYEDLLNRIETTVPPPGLNFNCFTEDTLLRHAQFVVEQVESYDEAGDSDEQPIIVTPCMRDLIKLAGVTLGKRRAARRQAIRHPTKIEKDSKGPTKATTTKLVYLIFDTFFSEQLEQDDKESAAKRQRCGVCEVCQSPDCGKCAACKDMIKFGGSGKNKQACKQRRCPNLAVKEAEDDENIEEEDVLVKTKKASRVKRKKQTQCKLTWVGEPVQCEGKKQYYKKVCVNDEELEVGDCVSVSSEDPATPLYLARITAMWEDNNGKMFHAHWFLRGTQTVLGESSDPLELLIVDECEDMSLNYIQGKVNVSYKAPSNNWFMEGGMDTDVKVIEDDGKSFFYQFWYDTDFARFETPPKTAPSEDCKFKFCSSCVRTKEREEREKPRVFEPLAEEHVSKALYALACFKGEHFRVGDGVYMPPEAFNFSVKAASPVKRSHRKEDVDEDLYPEYYRKSSDYIKGSNQDAPDPFRIGRIKEIFCHQRSNGKADLAEVKLRLYKFYRPENTHKGVKASYHTDVNQLYWSDEEVTVNMADVLGRCHVEYGEDLTESVHEYSNGGPDRFYFLEAYNAKTKSFEDPPNHARSAAHKGKGKGKGKGKGKGKSSAAQEKAEQPIESQTPKVHKYRTLDVFSGCGGLSEGFHQAGISQTEWAIEMWEPAAQAFRLNNPGTTVFTEDCNVLLKLVMSGEKTNSLGQKLPQKGDVEMLCGGPPCQGFSGMNRFNSRTYSKFKNSLVVSYLSYCDYYRPKFFLLENVRNFVSFKSSMVLKLTLRCLVRMGYQCTFGVLQAGQYGVAQTRRRAIILAAAPGEKLPLYPEPLHVFAPRAVSLSVVVDEKKYVSNVTRGNGGIYRTITVRDTMSDLPEIRNGAAALEISYTGEPQSWFQRQTRGTQYQPILRDHVCKDMSALVEGRMRHIPLAPGSDWRDLPNIEVRLKDGTMTKKLRYTHPDKKNGRSGTGALRGVCTCAGGKPCDPADRQFNTLIPWCLPHTGNRHNHWAGLYGRLEWDGFFSTTVTNPEPMGKQGRVLHPEQHRVVSVRECARSQGFPDTYRFFGNILDKHRQVGNAVPPPLSRAIGLEIKKCVIARMKEEQTTENVKQETMDVSD